The following coding sequences lie in one Maribacter forsetii DSM 18668 genomic window:
- a CDS encoding YHYH protein: MKINLLLIISLIVQIHLFAHEGGHGDPLRQWELPANNKIIKANFISYENGEVWLMDGNHTIQTFQITDFTEADQKFIKTKNEFIHSLNSSATIEVDSQSLSSFQWALIGLGGFLMSFSIFKLLKRKKIVYLTHGVLGLSVILIISCKNTGNTKSNTIQVPANDISLMQTFFKKFDGVTTYADENYLYVSSNGLPDHDMMVGITNWQQQVPIKQNYTGDNSWAIPTHPKMAEHPLSTKTNLLKGAIAVAVNGIPIFNPLNNRGEDANAIGELDNWGGHCGRADDYHYHLPPLHLQNQVGEGNPVAYAVDGFPVYGKTTETLDEYLGILNSDGSYEYHTIDEYPYFIAGMRGEVVLDPKTKAPENQVYPQPRTQQLRPALRPLRGAEIINFESTSTNAYSLTYHLDSKDYIINYGWNKENVYTYEFLNPDGTSTIETYKTRK; the protein is encoded by the coding sequence ATGAAAATTAACTTATTACTGATTATTTCACTCATAGTACAAATTCACCTTTTTGCACACGAAGGTGGTCATGGAGACCCTTTAAGACAGTGGGAATTACCAGCCAATAATAAAATTATCAAAGCTAATTTTATATCATATGAAAACGGTGAAGTTTGGCTTATGGACGGTAATCATACTATTCAAACTTTTCAAATTACAGACTTTACAGAAGCTGATCAAAAGTTTATTAAAACTAAGAATGAATTCATTCATTCTTTAAATAGCAGCGCAACTATTGAGGTTGATTCACAATCATTATCAAGTTTTCAATGGGCACTTATTGGTTTAGGTGGTTTCCTTATGTCCTTTTCCATTTTTAAGCTTTTAAAACGAAAAAAAATCGTGTACTTGACTCACGGAGTACTTGGTTTAAGTGTAATTTTAATAATATCATGTAAGAATACCGGTAATACTAAATCAAACACAATACAAGTACCGGCAAATGACATTTCGCTGATGCAAACCTTTTTTAAAAAATTTGACGGTGTTACAACATATGCAGATGAGAACTACCTCTATGTTTCATCAAATGGATTACCAGATCATGACATGATGGTTGGTATTACAAACTGGCAGCAACAAGTACCTATCAAACAAAATTATACGGGTGATAATAGTTGGGCTATACCTACGCATCCAAAAATGGCAGAACATCCACTTTCTACAAAAACGAATCTCTTAAAAGGTGCAATTGCGGTTGCTGTAAATGGTATTCCAATTTTTAATCCTTTAAACAATAGAGGTGAAGATGCTAATGCTATTGGAGAATTAGATAATTGGGGCGGACATTGTGGTCGTGCAGATGATTACCATTATCATTTACCACCGTTACATTTACAAAATCAAGTAGGAGAAGGCAACCCGGTAGCCTATGCCGTTGATGGTTTTCCTGTTTATGGAAAAACAACGGAGACTCTAGACGAATACTTAGGTATATTAAACTCAGACGGATCTTATGAATACCACACTATTGATGAATATCCCTATTTTATTGCAGGTATGAGAGGTGAAGTAGTGCTAGATCCTAAAACCAAAGCTCCTGAAAACCAAGTTTATCCACAACCTAGAACGCAACAACTTAGACCTGCATTAAGACCTTTACGCGGAGCTGAAATTATAAATTTTGAATCTACAAGTACTAACGCGTACTCTTTAACTTATCACTTAGATTCTAAAGACTATATTATAAATTATGGATGGAATAAGGAAAATGTTTACACCTACGAATTCTTAAATCCTGATGGAACATCAACTATAGAAACGTACAAAACTAGAAAATAA
- a CDS encoding GreA/GreB family elongation factor produces MSRGFVKEEDQEEIPMVPPRADLPLGATNYVTEIGLHKLLSEKNRLITDKELSHQDNEKEQRIAINLINAKLQLLNERISSAKVVKLNDQPLNEVRFGAIVSLLIGDAITPKEFQIVGVDEANIADDKISFLSPIARVLIGKKVNEIAVLQIGQTDRTFKIVGILYS; encoded by the coding sequence ATGAGCAGAGGATTTGTAAAAGAAGAGGATCAGGAAGAAATACCAATGGTACCACCAAGGGCGGACTTGCCATTAGGCGCCACCAACTATGTAACCGAAATAGGTTTACATAAATTATTAAGTGAGAAGAACAGACTGATTACCGATAAGGAATTGTCCCATCAAGATAATGAAAAGGAACAACGCATTGCCATTAATTTAATAAATGCCAAATTACAGCTATTGAATGAGCGTATTTCTTCGGCAAAAGTTGTAAAACTAAACGACCAACCGTTAAACGAAGTTCGTTTTGGAGCTATAGTCTCTTTATTAATAGGTGATGCTATAACACCTAAAGAGTTTCAAATTGTAGGGGTAGATGAGGCTAATATTGCAGATGATAAAATTTCTTTTCTTTCACCCATTGCAAGAGTGCTAATTGGCAAAAAAGTAAATGAAATTGCTGTACTTCAAATTGGACAAACCGACCGTACATTTAAAATTGTAGGTATTCTATACTCTTAG
- a CDS encoding LytR/AlgR family response regulator transcription factor gives MEAIQITCMIVDDEPMAVNLVESYVEKTPYLTLKKKCSSAIEAMQYLNTEKIDLLFLDIQMPDLTGLEFSKMLPKESRVIFTTAFDQYALEGFKVEALDYLLKPFDYAEFLTAANKALEWFSLVRKGATTAKIVSDEKEFLFVKSEYKQLRIKLADVLYFEGLKDYIKIWLKDNPKPILTLMSLKSLEEELPTSNFMRVHRSFIVSLKYVEIIERSQIIINKQRITVSEQYKPRFLEYINDNSLNS, from the coding sequence ATGGAAGCTATTCAAATTACCTGTATGATTGTTGATGATGAACCTATGGCTGTCAATTTAGTTGAAAGCTATGTAGAGAAGACCCCGTATTTAACGCTCAAAAAAAAGTGTAGTAGTGCTATTGAAGCCATGCAATATTTAAATACGGAAAAGATAGACCTACTTTTTTTGGATATTCAAATGCCCGATTTAACGGGACTGGAATTCTCCAAAATGTTACCAAAAGAATCTCGGGTAATTTTCACTACAGCTTTTGACCAATATGCTTTAGAGGGCTTTAAAGTAGAAGCTTTGGACTATCTACTTAAACCTTTTGATTATGCCGAATTTTTAACCGCTGCAAATAAGGCGTTAGAATGGTTTTCATTAGTCAGAAAAGGAGCTACTACTGCTAAAATTGTTTCGGATGAAAAAGAGTTTCTTTTCGTTAAATCTGAATACAAACAATTACGCATTAAACTTGCCGATGTGCTGTATTTTGAAGGGTTGAAAGACTATATTAAAATTTGGCTGAAAGACAACCCAAAGCCAATTCTAACATTGATGAGCCTTAAAAGTTTGGAAGAAGAATTGCCCACATCTAATTTTATGCGTGTACATAGATCTTTCATTGTATCTCTAAAATATGTTGAAATTATCGAGCGTAGCCAAATCATAATCAACAAACAACGCATTACGGTATCTGAACAATACAAGCCCCGATTTCTAGAATATATTAACGACAACTCTTTGAATTCTTAA
- a CDS encoding fasciclin domain-containing protein translates to MKTRNIKNLALIAFAALALGSCKDQAKMDADKKAMEEKVAMEEANVKAEEMKMKEEAKKKEMMATSIAAVASKNEELSTLVSAVKAADLDKMLSEPGSYTVFAPSNNAFEKLPKKMSIAELGKPENKEMLTKVLQYHVVSGVITSDKLVAAIKGANGKYTFTTVGGKDLTASLKNDKIELKDEKGNKTEVVLGNVKASNGVVHVINDVLLMK, encoded by the coding sequence ATGAAAACTAGAAATATTAAAAATTTAGCACTTATCGCCTTTGCCGCACTAGCATTAGGATCTTGTAAAGACCAAGCAAAAATGGACGCTGACAAAAAAGCTATGGAAGAAAAAGTAGCCATGGAAGAGGCTAACGTTAAGGCTGAAGAAATGAAAATGAAAGAGGAAGCTAAGAAAAAAGAAATGATGGCTACCAGTATTGCCGCTGTTGCCAGTAAAAATGAGGAATTATCAACACTAGTATCTGCAGTAAAGGCAGCCGATTTAGATAAAATGTTATCAGAACCTGGTAGTTATACCGTATTTGCACCATCTAATAATGCATTTGAAAAATTACCTAAAAAAATGTCGATTGCAGAACTAGGGAAACCTGAAAATAAAGAGATGCTGACCAAGGTGTTACAATACCACGTAGTATCGGGAGTAATTACTAGTGATAAATTGGTAGCCGCAATTAAAGGAGCTAACGGTAAATATACATTTACAACTGTGGGTGGTAAGGATTTGACGGCAAGTCTTAAAAATGATAAGATTGAGCTAAAAGACGAGAAAGGAAATAAAACCGAAGTTGTTTTAGGGAATGTAAAAGCTTCTAACGGAGTAGTACACGTTATTAATGATGTGCTTTTAATGAAGTAA